Part of the Kiritimatiellia bacterium genome, GCCGGCAGTGACTGGCCGGTCAACAGTCGGCACAGATACATCGCGACCTGCCGCGGAACCACCACACTCTGCATGCGGCGCTGGCTGGTCATGTCCGACAGCCGCACATCGTAGTACTGCGCCACGGCCTTCTGGATCGCCTCGATCGTCGGCGGCGCGGACGCGCTGGCCTCGATGTGCCCTCGCAGGACGCGCGTCGCCATTTCGACCGACGGCGTCTGGTGGTGGAGTGCCGCATACGCCCACACGCTCTTCAGCGCGCCCTCCATCGTGCGGATATTGCTGCGCACGTGTTCGGCGATGAACAGGATCACCTCGTCCGGCACCGCCGCGCGCATCAGTTCCGCTTTGCGACGCAGAATCGCGACGCGCGTCTCCACGTCCGGCGGCTCGATCTGGGTGGTCACGCCCCACGCAAAACGGGAGACGAGCCGTTTGTCCAGTCCCTGGATCTCCGCGGGTGCGCGGTCGCAGGTCAGCACGATCTGACGGCCGCGGGTATGCAGCTCATTGAACATGTGGAAGAACTCTTCCTGCAGACCATCGCGGCCGGCGAGGAAGTGGATGTCGTCTATCAGCAACAGATCCACGCCGCGGTATTTGCGCCGGAAATGCACCATGCGGTTGTACTGCAGCGACTCAATGTACTCGTTCAGGAACGCCTCCGCGGAGGTGTAGCACACGGTGATGGTCCGGGAAGTCTTCAGCGCATAGTGGCCGACAGCCTGCATCAGATGGGTTTTTCCCAGGCCCGAGCCACCGAAGATCAGCAGCGGGTTGTAGGCGCGGCCGGGCGTCTGCGCGACCGCCAGACAGGCCGCGTGCGCAAACGCGTTGGAGGGACCCAGCACGAACGTCTCGAACGTGAAGGCCTCATCGAGCGGAGTGGAGATCGAACCGCGAGGCGCCTGGCGGGCCGGTTCGGCGGCTGGCGGCGGTTTCGGCGCGGCGGGCTCTGGCGCCGGCGAATCCACGCACAGCCGCACCGGCACGTCGCGCGCCGCGACCGCCGTCAGGGCGGTCCGGATCAACGGCAGGTAGTTTTCCTCCAGCCAGCCAACATAGAAATCGCACGGCACCGAGAGCACCAACGTGTCGCCCTCGAGCGCCGTCGCACGGATCACGGCAATCCATCGCTCAAACACCTCCGGCGACACACGGCGCCGAAGTTCCTCGCAGGCCTGCGCCCAGAGCGCTTCGTGCTCTCCCATCACTGCCACCCCCACCGCATCCCGCCATCAATTTTCCACAACAAAAAACCAACAAAACTGCCGTTCCGACGCCACTCCGAAGCGGGTTATTCACAGCTTGTTCACAACCCCGCCGCTTCCGGCCGGACACGCGGCGCGGAGCGTAACGGCGCACGATTTCATCGACAATCCCCGCCGCGCACGACGCGAATCAGTGCGGAGCGAACCCCAAGATGTCGCGTCCTCGGCTCTGGGAGCCCCACATATGGCCACTGCCCGTGCACCATCGGCTCGGGCGCCTCTCCTGCGCGCGTGCGGCGATGCAATGCGGATGGCCTCACGCCGCGTAAAAATGCGCAGAAAACCGAGGTTTCATTCACAGGGGCCATCCGGCTCGCGTCGAATCTGCGCCCCGAGCGCGGCCAGCCGCTCGTCCAGCCGCTCGTAGCCGCGATCGATCACCTCCGCGTTCTCGATCACGCTCTCCCCCCGTGCACAGAGCGCGGCGACGACCATGCTCATCCCCGCCCGGATGTCCGGACTGGGCAGACAACCCCCGTGGAGGCGAGCCGGGCCGGTCACCAGCACACGGTGAGGATCGCACACCACAATGTGCGCCCCCATGTCCATCAGCCGGTCCACAAAATACAAGCGGCTCTCAAACATCTTTTCGAAAAACAGCGTCGCGCCCGCCGCCTGCGTCGCCATCACAATCGCGATGCTGAGCAGGTCCGACGGGAACGCCGGCCATGGACCATCTTCGATTTTGGGAATGGGACCGTGCAGCGCGGGGCGAACGCGAAGCCGCCGAGCGAGCGGTTGGGTGAGCTCTTCGTCCGTTCGACGCCACGTCAGGCCGAAGAGATCGAACGGTCGTCGGCAGACCGCACAAGTGAGCGGATCGGGGGGCGATTCGACGACGAGCGATCCACCGGTCACCGCAGCTGCGGCCAAAAAGCTGCCCATCTCGATGTGGTCGGGCCCGACCGTGGCCTCCGTTCCCCGCAGCCGCTCGACGCCGCGAATGCGGATTCGATGTGTGCCGTCGCCTTCGATCTCGGCGCCCATCGCGCGCAGCATCGCCGCCAGATCACGGACGTGCGGCTCACAGGCGGCGTTATAAAAGGTCGTCTCGGCCGGCGTCAGCGCGGCGACCATCATCGCGTTCTCGGTGGCGGTGACGCTCGCCTCGTCGAACAACACCTCGCCACCGGAGGCAGCTCGCCGGCGAAAGACGTATCGTGCACCCATTTCGATCTCCACGCCGAGCGCCCGCAGCGCCAGAACGTGGGCATCAAGTCGCCGGCGGCCGATCACATCGCCTCCCGGCGGGCCGAGCACCGCACGGCCGCAGCGGGCGGTCATCGGGCCGGCCAGCAGAATGGAGGCCCGAATGCGGCGGCACAGCACTTCGGGGAAGGGACGGCAACGTACCTGTCGTGCCCATAACCGCACCGTGGGTCCGCGTCGCTGCACCTCGACACCGACCGAGTCCAGCAGCTCGAGCATCACCGCGACATCGCGGATGTCCGGCACGTTGTGCAGCACGACCGGCTCGTCGGTCAGCAGCGACGCCGCGAGCATCGGAAGCGCCGCGTTTTTGTTGCCGCTGGGGCGGTACCGGCCCGCGATCGGCCGCCCACCGGTGATTCGAAGCCTGGCCATGGGCGCAGTATACACCGCCCGCCCACCAGCCCGTCGATCAGGGCCGGTGAGAACGTCTGGCGAACGCCGCGGGGTCTCAGCGGGACGATCCCGCCGGCAACGGCCGCCACGCGCCTGTGGCCGGGTCGGTGCCGAGCGCGACCTGCAGCGCAATCAGCGCATACGAGGTGACCAGCACCGGGTCCGACTCCCAGTAGCGGCCAACATCGTTCACCCAGTACCCCAGACCCGTCGCCGGGTCGGTTTTCTGCAAGGCGAGCAAGCGCTGGATCAGTTCCACGCGCCAGTTGAACGGCGGGGCATTCGGCGGGCGAAATACGTCTTGACCATACGCCGCCAGCCCCTTCGCCATCACATTGTACATGTAGAAGAGGCCTTCGCGATCGTCCTGCGTCGCGGTCTTCCCCTCACCCGGCGCGCGCGGGTTGTTCGCATCGAGCGACCAGTTGCGCACAATCCAGTTGACAGTCGCCTCCACGCGGGGATCCGTGCGGTCAACGTCCGCATAAATGTAGCTCAGCAGGCCCGCATACGTCATTCCGCGCATCGAGCGAAACTTCACGACGCCCGCCGCATTCGTGGTGGTGCCGGCGCGCGTCTGCTCGGGGTGGTACACGAAGCCGCCGCGATCTGCGGGATCATCGGTCGCCCAGGGAGCGGGGTTGAAGCGTGCGTCGTTCTGTGTCCGCTGAATGAAGGCGCGCGCGGCCTCCCAGTTCAGATCTGCCCGCGGTCCGCCGTCCCGCCGCAGGTCCTCGGCGGACTCGGTCATGCGCATCGCCTCGTACGCAATATACGAGTTTGAAAGGTCCGCGTAGGGGCGCCCGCTCTCCGCGTCATAACCCATCCCTCCGTAATACACATCGCCGCCGAGGTGCTGCGTGCGCGCGAGATACCGCCGCGCGCGGAGCACAACGGGCGTCGCCCGCGGGTCCCCACTGAGATGCAGCGCGACCATGCTGATGGCAGTGTTGTAGTTGGGCAGCCCGCCCCCTCCGCCCGGCCGGTCCGGCGCGCGGTAGATCGCGCCGTTCTCGTGCGCACAGGAGAGCAGGAAGTCCACTGCGCGCTGCGCCGCGGGCGAGTCCGCCATTCCGGCCTTCGCGAGCGCCCACAGCGGCAATGCGGTGAGCGCGGGATACTGCGCGTTCGACCAGCTCCCCGTCGGGGACTGCTGCGCCAGCAACCATCGCAGCCCGCGGTCGATGGCCGCCCGCGCCTCGCGCTGCAAGGACTCGCTCAATCCCGGCGGATCGCCCCGCACCTCGAGCCGCACCACCGCGCCGCTCTCCACGCCCTCCGCCGCCCCCCCCCAGCTCACCGCCGCGATCAGCAGCCACGTCCTCCACTTGCCCGTCATGGTGTGGTCTCCCGCCGGGTCGACGCCTCGTCGGACCCGGTCATTGCTTTTTCCGCGCGAACCTCAGAACTGGACATCGCCGGCACGCGCTCGTCGAACTGTGCATCCGTGGCACGGAGGCGTTCCGCCAGCTCCCGCAAGAGCGGCAGCGCCAGTTCTGGCTGTTCCCTCAACATCATCTCCCACTGGTCCCGTCGAATCACGACCAGCTCTCCGTCGGTGACCGCCTCGGCGGTCGCGCTGCGCGGCGTATCGAGCAGCATCGCGAGCTCGCCGAAGTAGTCGCCCTCGTGCATGTCGCGCAGCGTCGTGGTGCCGCGGCGCAGCCGCACGGTGCCGCGGCGCAGCACATACATTTCGTCGCCGTGGTCCCCCTCGCGGAACAGCACCTCACCTGCTCCGAACCGCCGCAGGTGGCGCTCCACCAGCGGCGCGGCGCCCTCCGCACCCCGCCCGACCAAAAACAGCTGCAGCAGCGCAACCTCGCGCCGTCGGGCCGCGGCGGTGATTTCCGCGCCGAGCAGCACCGCCGCGAAGGATACGTACACCCAGGTGAGCATTAGGAACACCGCTTTCAGTGAACCGAACGCAAATCCGTAACTGGGATTGTAGCGGAGGAACGCCGCGAAGGCCGGGCGGATCGCCAGCAACAGCACCGCGGAAATGACCGCACCGCACACCAGCTCGCCCCGGCGCAATCGCACCGGCGCGAACACTCGGAACAGCACGCCGAGCGCGCCCAGCGCCAGCGCGAACGAAAAACCCAGCTGCACCGCGGCGGCCGCGACAGACAGGCTCGTCGGCAACCGCCGGGCGAGTGCGCCATAGAGGATCCGCCCGCCGACGAGCAACAAGAACACCGCAATCAGCACCAGCGCGCCCAACACATCCCGCAGCTTCGCCCGCCACAGCGCCACCGGACGATCGGGCTGGAACACGCGCGCCATCGCCCCACGCATCGCAGCCGCAAACGGCGTAATGGACCAAAACAGCGCAAGCAGCCCGACCAGGCTCCAGGTGCGCTGTGCGGCGAGCGTTTCAATCTGGTCCAGCGCCATCGCCCCCAACCCGGCGACCAACGCGTCCGCCGCGCCACGAATTGCCTCGACCGCCACGGGCGAACGCAGAATCCAGCGGCTCGTCACCACCGATACCAACAGCAGCAGCGGTACGAAGGACAAAAACCCGTAGTAGGTCAGTACCGCCGCGGTGTCGCCGTGCCGGTGGCGCGAAAACGCTGCGAACGCCTCGCGAACGACGAGCACCGCGGTGGCCCGACGGCGTCCCGCTCCGCTGCGCGGCGTCACGGCGTGGCACCTCCAGCCGCACGATCGGCCCTCGGCGGCCAGCTCAGAAGCTTCCAGTCGCCCAACGAAAGCTCTCGTTCCGAAAACTGCCAGACGACGACCCGTTTGTTTGCCAGCCGTTCCGGCCGTCGGCGCAATTCGCCGAAGAGCAGGTGGCGGGTCGCGTACGCACCCGCGTCGTTGCGGACCATCCGATCCACCGGCCGCTGGAGCGCGAGCGAGAGATGCTCGGCGAGCCCCGCAGCGGAGCCCCAGCGCATCGAGTCCAGCGAGAAAATGTTCGCGAAACTGTCGCCGAGCAGCAGCACCTCCGCCGTGGGATCGGACGTCCACGGACGGCCATCCGGACTGATCACCTGGCGGATTGCCGCCACTTCCGGGGCAGGCCAGGGAGCAGAGGCGGGCAGATTCAGCATGACCGCCAGATCCCCCCGATTTGTCACCAACGCGGGGCTCGCGCGGTAGGTGGTTGGCGGCACAGCTGGCAGGCGCGGCCGGATACGCTGCGCCAACGCTGCCGCGATCGCCTCCATCGTTTCCGGCCGCCAATGGGTGTCGGTCCGCAAGTAAGGACCGGCGCGCAGGTCGGGGGGGAAGTTTCGCATCACCTCCGCGATGTCCAGAATTTCCACCTGATGCCGTTCGAGCGCGGCACGAAACTGCGGCCAGCTCCGATTACGCAATGGCGGGCTCCCCAACCTCCGGTCGGTGAAACCAGCCGGCCAAGCACCGATCTTCACTGGCACCGGCATCACGATCAGATGGATGCCCCGCGCAGCGAGCTGATCGCGGAACTCGACGATCGCGGCGACAGGGTCGGGCTGCGGCGCGGGCGTCCAGCGATCCCCGCTACGGCGCCGCCGTTCCAACTGCCCAGGGTCGAGGAATCCCGCGCCGGCGAGGTGCTCGAGCTCGGGACCGTAATACAGCACACCGGAGCGGCCGATCAGCGTCGGCTCGTTGCCCGCTCGCAGAAGCCGGCACAGCAGCCACTGCGTCGCCGGTTGCACTCGCTCCCGGAACCACGAGGCTTCCTCCAGTTCGTCCTCATACCGCTGCAGACCGATGCGCAAAACGTGATTGGCCTCCAGCATGCGATTCAACAGCCCGCCCGGCGCCGCGCTCCATGCGATCACTGCATCCGCGATGACCGGCCCAATTCCGGCAATGGTCGGCCAGGGGGACGGGCGCTCCCCGCGCCGGTAGTCGACGAAGTCCCGGGCGATTTCCGCCAGCGGCGCAAGCGCCAGTCCCACCGTCACCACCACCATTGCGACGCGCGCTGCGGCGGGTGAGATCTCCGTGTGGCCGATTTCCGTCAGCGCGAGTTCCTCGCGGGTTGGCCGGCCGGCGGGCTGCGCAGATGGCGGAGGCTGGGTCATCAGAAGATGAAGTAGATGAAGGGATTGTAGGCCTGTGTACTGAGCACCGCGATCGAGGCCAGTGCCAGTCCGAGCGCGACGATCAGCTTCCACGCGGGCAGTCGCCGGGTCCAGTCCCATGTGCTGGGTGCCAGCCATGTCACCAGCGCCGCTGCCGCCCAGGTGCCGGCGTGGAGCGGCGCATAGATCAGCCCGCCGATCGCGCCCGCCGCCGGCCACGTTGGGGTGACGCCGGCCATCGCACGGAACATCGCGAACGCGGCCGACAGGTCCGGCGAGCGAAATAGCACCCACGAACCTAGTACGATCACAAACGTCAGCGCGACGCGCAGCGGCGTGGGCAGCCGGTGATACAGCGGCCGGCGGCCCAGTGCCCGTTCCAGAATCAGCCAGGCGCCGTGATAGGCGCCCCACAGCACGAAGGTCCACGCCGCGCCGTGCCAGAGGCCACCCAGCAGCATCACGATCGCAAGGTTCACTGCGGTGCGCATGGGCCCGCGGCGGTTGCCCCCCAGCGGCACATAGAGGTAGTCGCGCAGCCAGCTGGACAGCGAGATGTGCCACCGACGCCAGAACTCGGTGATCGAGGCGGAGCGGTAGGGTGAATCAAAGTTCTTCGCAAACACAAAGCCGAACATCAAACCGAGGCCGATCGCCATGTCCGAATAGCCGGAAAAATCGAAGTAGATTTGAAACGCGTAGGCGGTGACGCCATACCAGGCGTCGAGCGCGCCCGCGCCTCCCGCGGAGTCGAATACGAGATCCGCGATCTTCCCGCACGGGTTCGCGAGCAATACCTTTTTTGCGAGACCGAGCGCGAAGAACGCGGAGCCCCGCGCGAACTTTTCCACCGATTCGCGTCGGGCGGTGAGCTGCCGCGCGACCTCTGCGAAGCGGATGATCGGACCGGCGACCAGCTGTGGAAACATCGCCACGTAACAGGCGAAGTCCACAAAATTGCGGATCGCGCGCGCGTGGCCGCGATACACGTCGATCGAGTAGGACATCGACTGAAACGTGTAGAAGCTGATGCCCAGCGGCAGCACAACCCGCAGCGAAGTCTCGATCGCAGCGCCGGGCCGGCCCAGCGCGGCGGCAAGGCCGTTCCAGGAATCCACAAGGAAATTGAAGTACTTGAAGAAGCCGAGCAGCGCGAGATTCGAGAGGACGCTGAGGGTCACGCCCAGGCGTTGCAGCCGCGTACGCGGCCCGCCCGGCGTCAGCATCTCCACCGGTCGGCGCCAGGCCGCGGGGCGCCACTGGCCGGAGATCAGAAGCCCGGCGACGTAATCAATCAGTGTCGAAAGCAGCATCAGCAGCCCGAACGCCGGGTTCGACCATCCATAGAACACGTAGCTGACCGCAGTTAGGAAGGCATTGCGCGCGCGGCGCGGCAGCAGGTAGTAGCCGGCCAGCGCCAGCGGCAGGAACACAAACAGAAAAATGTGCGAGCTGAAGACCATTGCCGTGCCGCGTCAGTGCGGCACCTCGATGAACTGTGGACGGCCTTCGTCGGCCATGTCCATCACGATTCGTTCCCCCTCCAGCTCCGGGTGGGCCTCGTAGGGCTCCAACGCAAGTTGCACGGTTTCGCCGAGGCGGCGCCGGGGCGCGACGGGCTTTCGGTCGCGAACGCCCCAGTGGAGCACCAG contains:
- the dnaA gene encoding chromosomal replication initiator protein DnaA, translated to MGEHEALWAQACEELRRRVSPEVFERWIAVIRATALEGDTLVLSVPCDFYVGWLEENYLPLIRTALTAVAARDVPVRLCVDSPAPEPAAPKPPPAAEPARQAPRGSISTPLDEAFTFETFVLGPSNAFAHAACLAVAQTPGRAYNPLLIFGGSGLGKTHLMQAVGHYALKTSRTITVCYTSAEAFLNEYIESLQYNRMVHFRRKYRGVDLLLIDDIHFLAGRDGLQEEFFHMFNELHTRGRQIVLTCDRAPAEIQGLDKRLVSRFAWGVTTQIEPPDVETRVAILRRKAELMRAAVPDEVILFIAEHVRSNIRTMEGALKSVWAYAALHHQTPSVEMATRVLRGHIEASASAPPTIEAIQKAVAQYYDVRLSDMTSQRRMQSVVVPRQVAMYLCRLLTGQSLPAIGEAFGRNHATVLHACRTVSERARHDPNLADTIATLRRRLGAD
- the murA gene encoding UDP-N-acetylglucosamine 1-carboxyvinyltransferase, which produces MARLRITGGRPIAGRYRPSGNKNAALPMLAASLLTDEPVVLHNVPDIRDVAVMLELLDSVGVEVQRRGPTVRLWARQVRCRPFPEVLCRRIRASILLAGPMTARCGRAVLGPPGGDVIGRRRLDAHVLALRALGVEIEMGARYVFRRRAASGGEVLFDEASVTATENAMMVAALTPAETTFYNAACEPHVRDLAAMLRAMGAEIEGDGTHRIRIRGVERLRGTEATVGPDHIEMGSFLAAAAVTGGSLVVESPPDPLTCAVCRRPFDLFGLTWRRTDEELTQPLARRLRVRPALHGPIPKIEDGPWPAFPSDLLSIAIVMATQAAGATLFFEKMFESRLYFVDRLMDMGAHIVVCDPHRVLVTGPARLHGGCLPSPDIRAGMSMVVAALCARGESVIENAEVIDRGYERLDERLAALGAQIRREPDGPCE
- a CDS encoding terpene cyclase/mutase family protein, translating into MTGKWRTWLLIAAVSWGGAAEGVESGAVVRLEVRGDPPGLSESLQREARAAIDRGLRWLLAQQSPTGSWSNAQYPALTALPLWALAKAGMADSPAAQRAVDFLLSCAHENGAIYRAPDRPGGGGGLPNYNTAISMVALHLSGDPRATPVVLRARRYLARTQHLGGDVYYGGMGYDAESGRPYADLSNSYIAYEAMRMTESAEDLRRDGGPRADLNWEAARAFIQRTQNDARFNPAPWATDDPADRGGFVYHPEQTRAGTTTNAAGVVKFRSMRGMTYAGLLSYIYADVDRTDPRVEATVNWIVRNWSLDANNPRAPGEGKTATQDDREGLFYMYNVMAKGLAAYGQDVFRPPNAPPFNWRVELIQRLLALQKTDPATGLGYWVNDVGRYWESDPVLVTSYALIALQVALGTDPATGAWRPLPAGSSR
- a CDS encoding YihY family inner membrane protein is translated as MTPRSGAGRRRATAVLVVREAFAAFSRHRHGDTAAVLTYYGFLSFVPLLLLVSVVTSRWILRSPVAVEAIRGAADALVAGLGAMALDQIETLAAQRTWSLVGLLALFWSITPFAAAMRGAMARVFQPDRPVALWRAKLRDVLGALVLIAVFLLLVGGRILYGALARRLPTSLSVAAAAVQLGFSFALALGALGVLFRVFAPVRLRRGELVCGAVISAVLLLAIRPAFAAFLRYNPSYGFAFGSLKAVFLMLTWVYVSFAAVLLGAEITAAARRREVALLQLFLVGRGAEGAAPLVERHLRRFGAGEVLFREGDHGDEMYVLRRGTVRLRRGTTTLRDMHEGDYFGELAMLLDTPRSATAEAVTDGELVVIRRDQWEMMLREQPELALPLLRELAERLRATDAQFDERVPAMSSSEVRAEKAMTGSDEASTRRETTP
- a CDS encoding MBOAT family protein, which gives rise to MVFSSHIFLFVFLPLALAGYYLLPRRARNAFLTAVSYVFYGWSNPAFGLLMLLSTLIDYVAGLLISGQWRPAAWRRPVEMLTPGGPRTRLQRLGVTLSVLSNLALLGFFKYFNFLVDSWNGLAAALGRPGAAIETSLRVVLPLGISFYTFQSMSYSIDVYRGHARAIRNFVDFACYVAMFPQLVAGPIIRFAEVARQLTARRESVEKFARGSAFFALGLAKKVLLANPCGKIADLVFDSAGGAGALDAWYGVTAYAFQIYFDFSGYSDMAIGLGLMFGFVFAKNFDSPYRSASITEFWRRWHISLSSWLRDYLYVPLGGNRRGPMRTAVNLAIVMLLGGLWHGAAWTFVLWGAYHGAWLILERALGRRPLYHRLPTPLRVALTFVIVLGSWVLFRSPDLSAAFAMFRAMAGVTPTWPAAGAIGGLIYAPLHAGTWAAAALVTWLAPSTWDWTRRLPAWKLIVALGLALASIAVLSTQAYNPFIYFIF